The following are from one region of the Microbacterium sp. cx-55 genome:
- a CDS encoding ABC transporter ATP-binding protein: protein MIVAENLSKDFGAKHAVSDVTFTVHPGRVTGFLGPNGAGKSTTMRMIVGLDNPTRGRVTVDGRDYRQMRSPLTEVGVLLDAKAVHTGRSARNHLRALAATHGIPVSRVDEVIALTGLESVARKRAGGFSLGMGQRLGIAAALLGDPRTLILDEPVNGLDPEGVRWVREFVRYLAAEGRTVLLSSHLMSEMAITADHIIVLGRGKVLADAPVGDLVRDWTRSAVRVRTPRLDELAAALSSDDIDITRIDPGLADVTGVSAEQIGDTAARLGLPIHELTPQSGSLEEAYLALTGEAVEYKSKELS from the coding sequence ATGATCGTTGCAGAGAACCTCAGCAAGGACTTCGGCGCAAAGCATGCCGTCTCCGACGTCACCTTCACGGTGCACCCCGGCCGGGTGACCGGCTTCCTCGGCCCGAACGGTGCCGGAAAGTCCACGACGATGCGCATGATCGTCGGCCTCGACAACCCGACGCGGGGACGCGTCACGGTCGACGGCCGCGACTATCGGCAGATGCGTTCGCCGCTCACGGAGGTGGGCGTGCTCCTCGATGCGAAAGCCGTGCACACCGGCCGATCGGCGCGGAACCACCTGCGTGCGCTGGCGGCGACGCACGGCATCCCCGTGTCGCGGGTCGACGAGGTCATCGCCCTCACCGGGCTCGAGTCCGTCGCCCGCAAGCGTGCCGGCGGGTTCTCGCTCGGGATGGGGCAGCGCCTCGGAATAGCCGCAGCGCTCCTCGGCGATCCGCGAACGCTGATCCTCGATGAGCCCGTGAACGGTCTCGACCCCGAGGGTGTGCGCTGGGTGCGGGAGTTCGTGCGGTATCTCGCCGCCGAGGGACGCACCGTGCTGCTTTCCAGCCATCTCATGAGCGAGATGGCGATCACCGCCGATCACATCATCGTGCTCGGGCGCGGGAAGGTCCTCGCGGACGCCCCCGTCGGCGACCTCGTGCGCGATTGGACGAGATCCGCCGTGCGCGTGCGTACCCCTCGCCTCGACGAGCTGGCCGCTGCGCTGAGCAGCGACGACATCGATATCACCCGGATCGACCCGGGCCTCGCCGACGTGACAGGAGTGAGCGCCGAGCAGATCGGCGACACCGCCGCACGGCTCGGCCTGCCGATCCACGAGCTGACCCCCCAGTCCGGTTCTCTCGAGGAGGCCTACCTCGCCCTGACCGGCGAAGCGGTCGAGTACAAGTCCAAGGAGCTGTCATGA
- a CDS encoding ABC transporter permease gives MTTATTPQTGVAESPYRLSFLRVVRSELIKLVTLRSPWWSIGIVAVLSVGMSLLIAFALTGFPGAPAGNAELALQVVLAPTSFTVLLAVIIGSIQVTGEYSTGMMRSTLTAAPGRIGSLLAKATVIAAFVFVSTLAIFLIAAVATAPIVAGAGAGIDVADVGSWLPRFAAGAFMLAVISVIGVAAGYILRNGPGAIAMGVGIVFVLPLLPAFFPASPGWEWIQDVAKYLPTSAGQALMSAGGNGALEPWAAALTLLAWAVVGLGLGGVILRSRDA, from the coding sequence ATGACCACCGCCACCACACCGCAGACTGGCGTCGCCGAGTCCCCTTATCGTCTGAGCTTCCTCCGCGTCGTGCGGAGCGAACTGATCAAGCTCGTCACTCTTCGCTCGCCCTGGTGGTCGATCGGAATCGTCGCCGTGCTCTCGGTCGGGATGTCGCTGCTGATCGCCTTCGCGCTCACCGGGTTCCCCGGAGCCCCGGCCGGAAATGCGGAGCTGGCTCTGCAGGTCGTTCTGGCACCGACGAGCTTCACCGTGCTCCTGGCGGTCATCATCGGCAGCATCCAGGTGACCGGCGAGTATTCGACCGGCATGATGCGCTCGACGCTCACCGCCGCACCGGGCCGGATCGGCTCGCTACTGGCCAAAGCGACGGTCATCGCGGCGTTCGTCTTCGTGTCGACCCTGGCGATCTTCCTGATCGCGGCGGTCGCCACCGCTCCGATCGTCGCCGGCGCCGGCGCGGGTATCGACGTCGCCGACGTCGGCTCGTGGCTGCCGCGGTTTGCTGCGGGTGCCTTCATGCTGGCGGTCATCTCCGTCATCGGCGTCGCTGCGGGCTACATCCTGCGGAACGGTCCGGGGGCGATCGCGATGGGAGTCGGGATCGTCTTCGTCCTCCCGCTCCTGCCGGCCTTCTTCCCCGCATCGCCCGGCTGGGAGTGGATCCAGGATGTCGCGAAGTACCTACCGACGTCCGCCGGCCAGGCGCTGATGTCCGCGGGCGGTAACGGTGCGCTCGAGCCCTGGGCCGCAGCGCTCACCCTCCTCGCATGGGCGGTCGTCGGCCTCGGGCTCGGCGGAGTGATTCTGCGCAGCCGCGACGCGTAG